CGTGATCTTCTTGCGCTGCAGGGCCGTTCGGGTCGGATCGCCCGCGCCCTCACCCCGTGAGGGTGACCGCCCGCTCCGCCGAGAAGGAGCCCCAGTTGCCGTCGGGCAGCCTGGCCCGCAGCTTCACCCGCCACACCGTCCCGGCCGGCTCGGTCACCGTGATCCGGTGCTCCACCCGCCCGCTGGGCACCGCGCCGGCGCCGAACTGGACGGTCGTCGTCAGCCGTCCGTCCACCCAGAGCTCGTACTCGCTGGTCTCGCGGCCCGTGTCCGGGGCGGTCCAGGAGAGGGTGACCATCCCGGGGGAGGCGGCCGCGGTGAAGTCCGAAGGGGCCGTGCCGGGGCCGGCGCCGGAGGCGGGCGGGGTCGTCACGTCCACGGCCGGGCCGTCGGGGGAGGAGTTGTCGGCGCCGTCCCGGGCCCGGACGGTGAAGGTGTAGACGGTGTCGGGCTGGAGGCCGGTCACGGTGGTCGAGGTCTCGCCGGGCCCGGCGGTGTGGATGCGGGCGCCGCCCTGGTAGACGTCGTACGCGGTCACGGCGGTGTCGTCGGTCGCCGCGGACCAGGACACGAGGGCGGCCCGGGGTCCGGTGGCGCGGGCCGTCGTGGCGCCCGGGGCGGTGGGTGCGCGGCCGTCCTCGGCCTTGGCCGCGGGGGTGGTCGCGGAGGCGGCCGGACCGGTCGCGGAGAGGTTGCCGGCCGCGTCCTTCGCCCGCACGGTGAAGGCGTACGCGGTCTGCGGGGTCAGGCCCGTGACGTCCATCATGGTCTTCTCGGCGGGGAGTTCGCGGACCAGCCGGCCGGCCTGGAAGACCTGGTAGCCCGTCACCCCGTCCCGGTCCGCCGCGGCGTTCCACATCACGTGCACGGTGGTGGCGCTGCCCGCCTGCGCGGTCAGGCCGGCCGGGGCCGGCGGGGGCTCGGTATCGGACGCGGTGCACGCCGCCAGGCCGCTCAGGGCCAGGCAGAGGGCGAGCGTGGGGGCGCTGCGTCGCACGGGGTGCCTTCCTCGGCTTCCGGTTAATGGTCTAGACATATATGGCACGGGCGGCCGGGGCCGGGCAACCCCCCGGTCGCCTCCGGTTGTGCCAAATGCGGCGGGGCGCAAGGGATTTCCCTCATGCCGACGGGGGCCGCCGCGCGCAGGGTGGGGGGCGGCCCCGGCGCAGAGCCGGGCCTCCCCCCACCTGAGAGGCACCTGCCGTGACACGTCCACGCTTGCGCACCACCGCGACCGCCTGGGGCGCGGCCGCGGCCACCGGGCTGCTCGCCCTCGGCGCCCTGACCGGCCTGGCGCACGCCGCCGTCCCGCGGCCCGCCCCGCCGGCGGTGGCCGCCCCGTCCCCGGAGCCCGCCGCCGGCGCACTGGCGGAGGCGGTACGCCGCGACCTCGGGCTCGACGCCGCCCAGGCCCGGCTGCGGCTGGCGCGGGAGGCCGAAGGGGCCCGTACCGCCGACGAGTTGCGCGCCGGGCTCGGCGACCGGCTCGCCGGGGTCTGGTTCGACGGCGGTACGGGCCTGCTCCAGGCGGCCGTCGCGGACGCGGCGGCGGCCGACCGGGCCGCGGCCGCCGGCGCCGTCCCGCACCGGGTGGCCCGCGGCGCCGGGGCCCTGCGCGAGGCCCGTGCCACCGTCTCGGCCCTGATCGGCGCCGGGGTGCCCGGGGTCGCCGGCTGGGGCGTGGACCAGCGGGCCAACCGCGTCGAGGTGGTCCGTACCGTCCGCACGCCGCAGAACGAGGCGCTGGCCGCCCGGCTCGCCGCCGCCCTGGGCGACGCGGTGCACGTGGCGGACGCGGGAGCGGACGCGGCGCCGCGCCAGCAGGCGGGCGACGTGGTCGGCGGCGAGAAGTGGGTGCCGGGCAGCGAGAGCCCCTGTTCCGTCGGCTTCTCGGTCACCGGCGCGGGCGGCCTGAAGGGCTTCCTCACCGCCGGCCACTGCACCAACGACGTGAGCCAGGCCGCGTACGGCAAGGACGGCACCCGCGTCGGCACCTCGAACAAGGGCGGCGGACGCAGTGTCAACGCCCGCGAGGGCGACATGGGCGTGGTCGACGTGGACCAGGCCGGGTGGAACGTGGCACCCAGGGTCTCCGGCTACGGCCAGGGCGACGTCACGGTGACCGGCTCCGCGGACGGGATCGTCGGGCAGGCCGTGTGCCGTTCGGGCCAGACCAGCAACTGGCGCTGCGGCGAGATCACCAAGGTCGACCAGTCCGTGGACTACGGCAGCGTCGTCGTCGACGGCCTCTCCTACACCGACGCCTGCTCGGCGGGCGGGGACTCGGGCGGCTCGTACGTGAGCGCCACCGGCGGCAGGGCGCTCGGCATCCACTCCGGCGGCGGCAGCAACACCTGCGGCAGCGGCGGGGAGACCTTCACCATCTTCCAGCCGGTGAACGAGGCCCTGGCCAAGTGGGGGCTGACCCTGGCCACCGCCGCACCGCAGCCGGGCGCGGTGACCGTCTCCGCCGTGGCCGACCAGACGAGCGCGGTCGGCGAGGCCGTCACCCTGAGGAACGCCGCGAGCGGCGGCACCGCGCCGTACGCGTGGACGGCCGCGGGACTTCCGGCCGGGCTCTTTGTCGACCGGTCCACCGGCACGGTCGCCGGCACGCCGACGGCGGCCGGCACCTCCACCGTGACGGTCACCGCCACGGACGGCGCCGGGCGGTCCGGCTCGACCACCTTCTCCTGGACCGTGGGCGGGGGCTCCGGAACCCCGCCGGTCCTCCAGAACCCGGGCAGCCAGAACGTCACGGTCGGGCGGCCGGTCAGTCTGCGGATCACCGCCTCGGGCGGTTCGGGCAGCCGCTCCTTCACCGCGACCGGCCTGCCGGCGGGGCTGTCGATCGACCGGGCCAGCGGGCTTGTCTCGGGCACGCCCACGACCTGGGGCAGCCGGGGGAGCCGGATCACGGTGACCGACGGGGCCGGCACGACGGCGTCGGCGGACGTGACCTGGTTCGTCTTCTTCTGATCCCGTCTGGCATTATTGCGATCTCTTTGCAATAACGGATGATCGCGAACAGGGATGTGCACTGCATGACGGCCCGGACAGTAAGGGGAGTGGCCAGGGCGACGCTGGCCGCCGCGCTCATCACGGGCGCGGCGGCCTGCTCCAACCCCGCGGGGGGCGCCGCCGCGGGATCCGCCGGAGCGGACTCCGCGGTGGTGGGCATCGCCAGTGAGCCGGAGAGCCTCAGCCCGCTGCTGGGCTACGGCAAGGACGGCAACTCCAAGATCTTCGACGGACTGCTCACGCACGACGCCGGCATGCGGCTGCGGCCCGCGCTGGCCGAAGCCCTCCCCGAGGTCTCCGCGGACGGGCTGACCTACACGTACAAGCTGCGCCAGGGCGTGAAGTTCAGCGACGGCGCCCCCTTCTCCGCGAAGGACGTCGTCTTCACCTACCGGACGATCCTGGACCCGAAGACCAACAACGCGTCCAAGACCGAACTGGACGCGATATCCGGCGTCGAGGCACGCGGCGAGGACACCGTCGTCTTCACCCTGAAGTACCCCTACGCTCCCTTCGCCGAGCGGACCGTCCTGCCGATCGCCCCGCAGCACATCGCGGGCGCGCAGGACGTCAACAGCGGCGAGTTCACCACCCGCCCCGTCGGGACCGGACCGTACCTGCTCACCGGCTGGTCCAAGGGCGAGAAGATCTCCTTCAAGGCCAACCCCGCCTACTGGGGAGGCGAGCCCGCGGTGAAGAAGTTCACCATGGCCGTCATCAAGGACGACGACGTCCGCGCCACCCGGCTGCGCTCCGGCGAACTGGACGCGGCCATCCTGCCGCCGAACCTGGCCAAGGGCCTGGGCGGCAAGGGCGCCGGGGGCACGGCGCGCACCACCCTCGCGGCCAAGACCTTCGACTACCGCAACGTGACCCTCCCGACCCACCACCCGGTCACCGGCGACCCGGCGGTGCGCCGGGCGCTGGACGTCGCCGTCGACCGCGCGGCCATGGTGGACAAGCTGCTGGAGGGCGCGGGCAAGCCGGCCTACGGGCCGGTCCCCACCGACAGCCCCTGGTTCACGGCCGGCACCGAGCGCGCCCACGACCTGGAGGGGGCGAAGCGGATCCTCGACGACGCGGGCTGGAAGGCCGGCGCCGACGGGGTCCGCGTCAAGGACGGCGTCCGCGCCTCCTTCCCGCTCTGGTACACCTCCGGCGACAAGATCCGCCAGGACCACGCGCTCGCCTTCGCCTCCGACGCGAAGAAGGCCGGCATCGAGGTCAAGACCGAGGCGGGCACCTGGGAGGTCATCGAGCCCCGGATGAAGACCGAAGCCGTCCTCGCCGGCGGCGGCTCCCCGGCCGACCCCGACTTCGACCAGTACCCGCTGCTGACCTCCTCGCTCGCCGGCGACGGCTTCAACAACATGGCCTGGTACGACAATCCGGTGGTGGACCGGGCCCTCGGCGACGCCCGCCGCAGCGGCGACCCGGCCGTGCGCAAGGCCGCGTACGACACCGTGCAGCGCGAGCTCGTGAAAGACCCGGGCTACGTCTTCCTCACCCACATCGACCACCTCTACGTCGTGAACGACACGTGGGAGGGGCTCACCACGCAGGTCGAGCCGCACGACCACGGCCTCGGCGCCGGTCCGTGGTGGAACGTCGAGGCCTGGAAGCCGAAGCAGAAGTGAGCCGGAGCACATGACGCCCCCCTCCGGCCGACTGCCCTGGGGGCCGATGGCGCGCATGGCGGGACGGCGGACCCTGTTCGCCGCCCCCGTCCTGCTCGTCGTCACCTTCGGGGTCTTCGCCATCGCCGCCCTGTCCCCCTTCGACCCGGTCAAGGCCTACGCCGGCACCGCCGGCCTGACCGCCTCGCAGGACCAGCTCGACCAGCTGCGCGCCAACCTCGGCGTGGACCAGCCGCTGGTCGCCCGCTGGTGGGAGTGGCTCACCTCGGCCCTCACCGGCGACCTCGGGACCTCCGCCGTCATGCGGCAGTCGGTCGCCGACGTCATCGGGGAACGGGCCGGCTGGTCCGCGCTGCTCGCGGCCGCCGCCTTCGCCCTGGCCGTCCTGCTCGGCACCGCGCTGGGCGTGCTGGCCGCGCGGCGCCGGGGCGGCTGGCTGGACCGGGCCGTCACCTCCCTCGCGTACACGCTGGAGGCCGCCCCCGCGTTCTGGATGGGGCTGCTGGCCATCTGGTTCTTCTCCGTACGGCTGGGCGTGCTGCCCTCCGGCGGCCTCACCGACGCGGGCAGCGACGTGGTCACCTTCGGCCAGGTCGCCTCGCACCTGGCGCTGCCCGCGCTGGTCCTGGGCACCTCCCAGCTGCCCTGGTTCTACCTGTACGTCCGCCAGGGCGTCGCCGACGCGCTGGAGGAGGACCCCGTGCGCGGTGCCCGCGCACGGGGACTGGCCGAGCGGACCGTCCTGCTCGGGCACGCACTGCGCTCCGGGATGCTGCCCATGCTGACCCTCGTCGGCTCCCGGGTCCCCGAACTGATCACCGGCGCCCTGCTGGTGGAGACCGTCTTCAGCTGGCCCGGCATCGCGGCGGCCACCGTGCAGGCGGCCACCTCCGTGGACTTCCCGCTGCTCGCGGCGCTGACGGTGCTCGCCACGGCCGCGGTGCTCGCCGGGAACCTGCTCTCCGACCTGCTGTACGGGCTGGCCGACCCGAGGGTGGGCTTCGATGGCTGAAACGGTGTGGCGGTCCGCCGGGAAGGCGCGGACCTCGACGCGGAACCTGCGCGTGCGGACCTCGGCGGTGACCGTGGTGCTGATCGTATTGGCCGTGCTGCTGGTGCCACCGTTGGTCCGGCTCGACCAGCAGGCGGTCGACTTGTCGGCAAAGCTCCTGCCGCCGTCGTGGGCACACCCCTTCGGGACCGACGACGTCGGCCGCGACCTGCTGCTGCGCTGCGTCTACGGACTGCGGGTCTCGCTGCTGGTCGGGCTGGTCGCGGCGCTCGTCGCCACCGTCATCGGCACGGCGGTCGGCGCGGCGGCCGGGGCGCTCGGCGGTTGGACGGACCGGCTGGTCATGCGGGTCGTGGACACGCTCTCCTCGATCCCGCACCTGCTGCTGGGCATCTTCATCGTGGCGCTGTTCCGGCCGGGCGTCTGGCCGGTCGTGGTCTCCGTGGCCGTGACCCACTGGCTGTCGACGGCGCGCATCGTCCGAGCCGAGGTCCTCTCCCTGCGCGGGCGGCCCTACGTGGACGCGGCCGTCTCGGGCGGTGCCTCGCGCCTGCGCGTCGCCGTGCGCCACCTCGTCCCCGGCGTGCTGCCGCAGGCCGGACTGGCCGCCGTGCTGATGGTCCCGCACGCCATGTGGCACGAGTCGGCCCTCTCCTTCCTCGGACTCGGCCTGCCGGCCCACCAGGCCAGCCTGGGCAACCTCGTACAGGGCGCCCGCGGTTCGCTGCTGGCCGGGGACTGGTGGCCCACCCTCTTCCCCGGCCTCTTCCTGATCGTCCCGACGCTGGCCATCGCCGGCCTCGCGGGCGCCTGGCGCGACCGCCTCAACCCCCGCCGCCGTTCGGAGCTGACCCTGTGACCCGCCCCGAAGACACCGCCCCGACCGCAGCGGCCGGGGCCGCACCCGGGCCCGAAGCGGCCGTGCTCCGCGTCGACGGGCTCAGCGTGCGGTTCCGGATGCGGGGCGGCCGCCACGTCGAGGCCGTCACCGACGTCTCCTTCCGGCTCGCCCCCGGCGAGTGCCTCGCCCTCGTCGGCGAGAGCGGCTGCGGCAAGTCCGTGCTCGCCTCCGCCCTGCTCGGCCTGCTCCCCGGCAACGCCGAGACCGCCGGGTCGGCCCGGCTCGCCGACGGCCTCGACGTGCTCGCCGCCGACGAGCGCACCCTCGCCCGGACCGTGCGGGGCCGGCGCATCGGTCTCGTCCCGCAGAGCCCCGCCGCCCACCTCACCCCGGTCCGCACCGTCCGGGCGCACCTGGAGGAGACCGTCCGGGTGCCGGGCGCCCCCGCGGGCCTGCGCGGGCGCCGCGGCCGGGCCGCGGTGCGGGCCGCGGCCCACGCCGCCGCCGAGCGGGCCGCCTTCCCCGCCACCCACCTCGACCGGTACCCCCACGAGCTGTCCGGCGGCCTCGCCCAGCGCGCCGCCACCGCCCTCGCCCTCGTCGGGGACGCACCGCTGCTGCTCGCGGACGAGCCGACCACCGGCCTCGACCGGGACCTCGTCCACCGCACCGTCGACGAACTGCGCGCCCACACCCGGCCGGCCGGCCGGGCGCTGCTGATGATCACCCACGACCTCGCCGCCGCCGAGCGCATCGCCGACACCGTCGCCGTGATGTACGCCGGACGGATCGTCGAGACCGCCCCCGCCGCGGCCTTCTTCGGCGCACCCGGCCCCCGCCACCCGTATGCCGCCGGCCTGCTCGACGCCCTGCCCGAACGGGCCTTCGCACCCGTCCCCGGCGCCCCGCCCGAGCTCGGCGACCTCCCGGACGGGTGCGCCTTCGCCGCCCGCTGCGCCCGGGCCGACGCCGTCTGCCGCGCCGAGCGGCCCCCGCTGACCGAAGGGGTGGCCTGCCACCATGCTTGAGCTCGCGGACATCACCGCCGGCTACGACCGCCGCGAGCCCGTCGTCCGCGGCGCGCACCTGGCCCTGCGCCCGGGCGAGGCCGTGGGACTCCTCGGGCCCAGCGGCTGCGGCAAGTCCACCCTGGCCCGCGTCGCCGCCCTGCTGCACCGCCCCGACCGGGGCACCGTGACCCTCGACGGCCACCCCGTCACCGGGTTTCGGCACCGGGCCCCGCGCGCCCTGCGCACCGCCGTGGGCGTCGTCTTCCAGCAGCCCCGGCTCTCCGCCGACCCGCGCCTGCGGCTGCGCGACCTCGTCGCGGAACCGCTGCGCGCCACGGGACGCCGTACGGAGGCCGACGCCGCCGTCGCCGAGCTGGCCGAGCGTGTCGGACTGGGCCGCGACCTGCTGACCCGGCGTGCCCACGAGGTCAGTGACGGGCAGTTGCAGCGGGCCTGCCTGGCCCGCGCCCTGGTACTGCGGCCGCGCTGGCTGGTCTGCGACGAGATGACGGCCATGCTCGACGCCTCGACCACGGCAGCGCTGGTCAACGTGGTCGAGGAGTACCGCGCCGACACCGGCGCCGGCCTCCTCGCCGTGGGCCACGACCCGGTCCTGCTGGGACGCTGGTGCGACCGCACGACCCGCTGGGACGAGATCGTCAAGGACTGACGTCCCGTCACGGTCCGTCAACACCCGTACGGCGGACACGGGTTCCGCCCGGAGCCACCCCCTCCTGCGCCACCATGGCGGCGCACAAGGAGGTTCCTGTGGTGATTTCCCTCTCCGTGGTCGTCCTGCTGCTCGTCTTCGTGTGCCTCTTCCTGCGCGGTGGCGGCCTCAAGCCCTCGCACGCCCTCGTCTGCGTGCTCTTCGGCTTCCTGCTCGCGGGCAGCAGCCTGGCCGCCACCGTCCACGACGGCCTCACGGCCACCGCCGAGGCCGTCTCCGGCCTCGACCCGTGATCGACTGTTGCGCGTTCGTGAATCATGAGGCCCTCCCATGGACTCCTCGGGCCCCGCGATCTAGCGTCTGGCGGCGGCGCGACATCAGACGAACTGTCAACAGAACTGAAGAGAGAGGGGAGTGCGGATGCTCCGAAGAGCGTTGAACTGCGCGGTGTTCCCGATCGTCGTCGCCTTCACGGCGATCTACGGCACCGTGCCGGCCCAGGCCGAGGAGATACCCAAGGCCCCCGGCCACCGCCTGGTCGGCTCCTACGAAGGCGCCCCCGCGGCCGCCGCCCCGCTGCCCGGCGAGGCGCCCCCGCAGCACCCCTTCCTCGCGCCCAACGGCCGCAGCGGCATGCACTCCGACGCCGCCGGCAGCGCCACCTCGCCGTGGTCCGGGCCGCTCGGCAGGAACCCGCAGGTCACCAGCGAGAAGATCGCCGCCCTCGGCGGCGAGTGCGCCACCGCCACCTTCGACGCCGGCGGCCGGCTCGTCACGGTGTGCGGCACCTTCACCGGCTTCAAGGTCAAGCTCCTGGAGCCCCGCACCCTCGCCACGCTCGCGGAGTACCAGCTCCCGCAGCGCTCTTCCACGGTCGAGGCGATCACCTCGCTCGACTTCGCGAAGATCTTCAAGGACACCTCGGGCGGTGCCTACTTCTACCTGGACAACCAGGACCGGGCCGTGCTGGCCGACTCCCGCCAGCACATCCTGCGCCTCTCCCACGCGCAGAGCCCGGACGGCAGTTGGAAGTTCACCGTCGACGACGACTGGGACCTCACCGGCCAGGTCCCGCACGACTGCGTGACCTGGACCAACCTGTGGCCCAGCGGCACCTGCGACCCGGTCACCTCCGTGATGCCGGACTGGGACGGCCGCATCTGGTGGGTCACCCGCCAGGGCCGCGTCGGCACCGTGGACCCGGCCACCTCGCGGATCCGCTCGGTACGACTGGAGGGCGAGGAGATCCAGAACTCCTTCTCGGTCGCCGAGGACGGCGTCTCCATCGTCACCGACCACGCGCTGTACAGCTTCCGGGCCGGCCCGGACGGCATCCCGCAGGCGCAGTGGCGCCAGGTCTACGACCGGGGCACCTCCTCCAAGCCCGGGTCCGTCAACCAGGGTTCGGGAACCACGCCGGACCTCTTCGGCAACGGCTACGTCGCCATCACCGACAACGCCGACGACCGGATGAACGTGCTGGTCTACCGGCGCGGCAACGACGTCCCCGCGGACCGGCGGCTGGTCTGCAAGGTGCCCGTCTTCGGCTCCGGTGCCTCCACCACCGACAACTCCCTGATCACCTGGGGCAACAGCATCGTCGTCGAGAACAACTACGGCTACGAGAACCCCACCACCCTGCTCCTCGGCAAGTCCGTCGTCGGCGGCGCCAGCCGCATCGACGTCCGGGCCGACGGCAGCGGCTGCGACACGGTGTGGCAGAGCGCGATCCGCTCGCCCTCCGTCGTCCCCAAGCTCTCCACCGCGAACGGGCTGCTCTACTTCTACGAGAAGGAGCCCAACCTCTGGGGCATCGACGCCTGGTACCTCACCGCGGTCGACTTCCGCACCGGTGAGCGCCGCTGGCGCCAGCTGACCGGCACCGGCGCGCTGTACGACAACAACTGGGCGCCCCTCACCCTCGGCCCCGACGGCACGGCCTACGTCGGCGTCTTCAACGGCATCGTCGCCGTCCGCGACGGCGGCTGAGACCCCGCGGGGTGCGGACCGGACCGGACCGCGATCCGGCCCGTACCCCGCCGCTACCGCTCCTCGTGCTCCCACAGCGGGTGCTCGCGCGCGGCCCACTCCCGCCCGACCGAGCCCGTCCGCATGCCGCGCCGGGCCTCCGGGTCGGCCAGGGCCTTGCCGATGTGCCCGGCCAGCACCACCACCAGGGCCAGGGCCAACCAGTCGTGGACGAAGGTGGCACCGGTCCGCCAGACCAGCGGCGCGAGACCCGTGAACCACATCAGCAGCCCGGTGCCCAGCATCACCAGGACGGCCCCGGCCAGCCAGCCCGCGTACACCTTCTGCCCCGCGTTGAACTTCCCCGCCGGACGCGCCCCGCGCTCGCGCCGCAGCGCGGCCCGCAGCCACTGCCGGTCGTGGGGACCGAACCGGTTCAGCCGGCGCAGATCGGCCCGGAAGGCGGACGAGGCCAGGCCCAGCAGGAAGGGCACGGGCAGCAGCAGCCCGGACCACTCGTGCACCGTGACCACCAGCCGCCGCCGCCCCACGAGCTCCGCGAGCGGCGGCAGGTACAGGCAGGCGGCGCCGGCGACGCACACCAGGGCGAGCCAGGCCGTCGTGCGGTGGACCAGGCGCTGGGCAGGGCCGAACCGGCGCACGCGCCGCTGCCCGTCAGACCGTGGGAGCATCGTCGCGTCCGTTCGAGCGGCCGACCCAGGCGTCCACGTCGTAGCCCAGGCGCTCCCAATAGCCCGGCTCGACCCGGTCGGTGAGGGTGATGCCGGAAAGCCACTTGGCCGACTTGTAGAAGTACATCGGGGCGACGTACAGCCGGACCGGGCCGCCGTGGTCGTGGCCCAGCGGCCGGTCCTGCATCCGCAGCGCCACCAGGACGTCGTCCCGGCGGGCCTGCGGAAGGGTGAGGCTCTCGGTGTACGTGCCGTCGAAGCACTCGAAGCGCACCGCCCGCGCCTGCGGGCGCACCCCGGCGGCGTCCAGCAGCCGCGGCAGCGACACCCCCTCGAAGGGGGTGCTCGGGACCCGCCAGCCGGTGACGCACTGGACGTCGCGCACCACCCGGGTCTGCGGGAGGGCGCGCAGGGCGTCGAGCGTGTACGTCCCCGGCCGGTCGACCAGGCCGTTGACAGTGAGCCGGTAGTCCTGCGGACCCCGCTCGGGGACGGAGGAGGCCACCGAGTAGTAGCGGAACCCGCCGCCGTTCGGCAGCAGCCCGCTCAGCCCGGTCGGATCGCTCCCGACGACGGCCTCGAAGCCGCGCTGGAGGTAGGGGGCGGTGACCAGCCCGGCCGCGCCCAGGCCGAGCATGCCCAGGACCAGCCGGCGGCCGACCGGGGCGCCCCGGCCGTCGGGGTCGGTGCGTTCTTCTGTGCTCACCCCTCGATTCGACCACCGGCGCCCCCGGGATGCCAGGGGCGGCGGGCCGCCGTCAGACTTCCGTCACACCTGCCCGCCGGCCCCCGCCCGCCCCCGCTGGATCAGCGCCTGGCCCACTCCTCGGCCAGCAGGCGGTACGAGCGGACCCGGGCCGCGTGGTCGTGGGTGATCGTGGTGATCAGCAGCTCGTCGGCGCCGGTCGCCTCCCGGAGCCGCTCCAGGTGGTCGGCCACCGTCGCGGCCGTGCCGACGAACCGGGTGTCCACCCGGTCCGCCACCAGGGCCTGGTCGGCCTCCGTCCAGGGCAGCGCGCGCGCCTCGGCGGGCGAGGGGTACGGGATCGCGCCCTCGGCCGTCCGGATGCTGCGCACCCAGGGCGCGTACCCGGTGGCCAGCTCGCGGGCGGTCTCCTCGTCCTCGGCCACCACCACGTCGGCGGAGACCGTCAGGTAGGGCCGGTCCAGCTCGTCGGAGGGCTTGAACGCCGCCCGGTACCCCTCCGCCGCCTCCAGCACGGACGCGGGGCTGACGTGGTAGTTCGCCGCGAAGCGGAGCCCGTTGCGGCCCGCCGCCTCGGCGCTCACCCCGCCGCTGCTGCCCAGGATCCAGACCTGGACGTCGGCCCCCTCACCGGGGACCGCGTGCGCCTCCACCCCCTCCGGGGAGCGGTACTGGCCCCGCAGCAGCGCGAGGACGTCGTCCACCTGCTCGCCGTACTCCTGCGGCCGGGCCCCCGGCAGGTTGAGCAGCTTCTGCTGGAGCGCCACCCGCGGGTGGCCCAGCAGGTGAGCGAAGGAGAACGGGGCCGGGATGCGCAGCCCGTTCGGGGTGTACCCGTCCACCACGGGGGTGGCCGGCCGTGCGGGCCCGTCCGGGCCCGGCTGCGGCCGGCCCGCGGAGCGGCCCAGGCCCAGGTCGAGGCGGCCCGGGTGCAGGGCGTCGATCAGGCCGAACTCCTCCACCGTCGACAGCGCGGTGCGGTGGCCGAGCTGGACGGCGCCGGAACCGATGCGGATCGTGGTGGTGGCCGAGGCGGTCAGCGCGAGCACGACCGCGGGAGAGGTCCCGGCGACGCCGGGATTGAGGTGGTGCTCGGCGAACCAGTAGCGGGCGTAGCCGAACCGTTCCGTCTGCCGGGCCAGGTCGATGCTGTGGTGCAGGGCGTCGGCGGCCGTCGACCCGGAGGTGACCGGGACGAGATCGAGGACCCCGAGGGGGATGCCGGACATGACGGGGCTCCTTAGAGATCGGGTGAGCGGGGGGCGCGGGGGAGCGCGGGGGCGTCGGCGAAGGACGGATCGGGGATCGAGCGGCGCAGCTCCGGAGCGATCTGCGCCTGGAAGAGCTCCAGGGAGGCGCGGTGCTCCGCGTCGGTCAGTCCGCCGGGCTCGGCCTGCAGGTGCAGGACGGTGTGGCCGAACTCCTCGTGGTAGCGGTGCACCTTCTCGATCACCTGCTGCGGGCTGCCGATCAGTGCCGAACTGCGCTCGACGAAGTCCTCCAGCGTCGCGAAGACGGGGGCGACGCCCTGGAGCCGGTGCGCGGCGAGATAGCGCTCGAACGCCGGCCGGTAGGCGGCCACGGCCCGCTGCGAGCTGGGCGCGGTGTGGAAGCCGGCGGTGCCCGCTCCCACGACCGCGTGCGCCGGGTCGTGCCCGTACGCCTCCCAGCGCTCCCGGTAGTGCCGGATCAGCTCCGCGTACGAGCCGATCGGATGCGTGACGTTCGCCGAGAACAGCGGGTCGCCGTAGCGCGCCGCCAGGTCGACGGACTCCCTGCTCGTCGCGCTGCCGTGCCAGACCCGCAGGGTCCGCTGGTAGGGCCGGGGCAGCACCTCGGCGGCGGTGAGCGCGGGCCGGAAGCGGGGCCGTGCGGTCACCTTGTCCTCGCGCCAGATCTTGCGGAACAGCTCGTAGCCCTCGGCGTTGCGCTCCCACTGGTCCTCGGGCGTCACGTCGAACAGCTCGCGCTGCGCCGAGCCGTTCCCCTTGCCGATCATCAGCTCCAGCCGGCCGTCGCTGAGGTGGTCGAGCGTCGCGTAGTCCTCGTACGCCCGTACCGGGTCCAGCAGGCTCAGCGTGGTGACCGCGGTGTACAGCCGGATGCGGTGGGTCAGCGCCGCGACGTGGGCCAGGACC
Above is a window of Streptomyces subrutilus DNA encoding:
- a CDS encoding fibronectin type III domain-containing protein, with protein sequence MRRSAPTLALCLALSGLAACTASDTEPPPAPAGLTAQAGSATTVHVMWNAAADRDGVTGYQVFQAGRLVRELPAEKTMMDVTGLTPQTAYAFTVRAKDAAGNLSATGPAASATTPAAKAEDGRAPTAPGATTARATGPRAALVSWSAATDDTAVTAYDVYQGGARIHTAGPGETSTTVTGLQPDTVYTFTVRARDGADNSSPDGPAVDVTTPPASGAGPGTAPSDFTAAASPGMVTLSWTAPDTGRETSEYELWVDGRLTTTVQFGAGAVPSGRVEHRITVTEPAGTVWRVKLRARLPDGNWGSFSAERAVTLTG
- a CDS encoding ABC transporter permease encodes the protein MARMAGRRTLFAAPVLLVVTFGVFAIAALSPFDPVKAYAGTAGLTASQDQLDQLRANLGVDQPLVARWWEWLTSALTGDLGTSAVMRQSVADVIGERAGWSALLAAAAFALAVLLGTALGVLAARRRGGWLDRAVTSLAYTLEAAPAFWMGLLAIWFFSVRLGVLPSGGLTDAGSDVVTFGQVASHLALPALVLGTSQLPWFYLYVRQGVADALEEDPVRGARARGLAERTVLLGHALRSGMLPMLTLVGSRVPELITGALLVETVFSWPGIAAATVQAATSVDFPLLAALTVLATAAVLAGNLLSDLLYGLADPRVGFDG
- a CDS encoding ABC transporter substrate-binding protein codes for the protein MTARTVRGVARATLAAALITGAAACSNPAGGAAAGSAGADSAVVGIASEPESLSPLLGYGKDGNSKIFDGLLTHDAGMRLRPALAEALPEVSADGLTYTYKLRQGVKFSDGAPFSAKDVVFTYRTILDPKTNNASKTELDAISGVEARGEDTVVFTLKYPYAPFAERTVLPIAPQHIAGAQDVNSGEFTTRPVGTGPYLLTGWSKGEKISFKANPAYWGGEPAVKKFTMAVIKDDDVRATRLRSGELDAAILPPNLAKGLGGKGAGGTARTTLAAKTFDYRNVTLPTHHPVTGDPAVRRALDVAVDRAAMVDKLLEGAGKPAYGPVPTDSPWFTAGTERAHDLEGAKRILDDAGWKAGADGVRVKDGVRASFPLWYTSGDKIRQDHALAFASDAKKAGIEVKTEAGTWEVIEPRMKTEAVLAGGGSPADPDFDQYPLLTSSLAGDGFNNMAWYDNPVVDRALGDARRSGDPAVRKAAYDTVQRELVKDPGYVFLTHIDHLYVVNDTWEGLTTQVEPHDHGLGAGPWWNVEAWKPKQK
- a CDS encoding putative Ig domain-containing protein, producing the protein MTRPRLRTTATAWGAAAATGLLALGALTGLAHAAVPRPAPPAVAAPSPEPAAGALAEAVRRDLGLDAAQARLRLAREAEGARTADELRAGLGDRLAGVWFDGGTGLLQAAVADAAAADRAAAAGAVPHRVARGAGALREARATVSALIGAGVPGVAGWGVDQRANRVEVVRTVRTPQNEALAARLAAALGDAVHVADAGADAAPRQQAGDVVGGEKWVPGSESPCSVGFSVTGAGGLKGFLTAGHCTNDVSQAAYGKDGTRVGTSNKGGGRSVNAREGDMGVVDVDQAGWNVAPRVSGYGQGDVTVTGSADGIVGQAVCRSGQTSNWRCGEITKVDQSVDYGSVVVDGLSYTDACSAGGDSGGSYVSATGGRALGIHSGGGSNTCGSGGETFTIFQPVNEALAKWGLTLATAAPQPGAVTVSAVADQTSAVGEAVTLRNAASGGTAPYAWTAAGLPAGLFVDRSTGTVAGTPTAAGTSTVTVTATDGAGRSGSTTFSWTVGGGSGTPPVLQNPGSQNVTVGRPVSLRITASGGSGSRSFTATGLPAGLSIDRASGLVSGTPTTWGSRGSRITVTDGAGTTASADVTWFVFF
- a CDS encoding ABC transporter permease translates to MAETVWRSAGKARTSTRNLRVRTSAVTVVLIVLAVLLVPPLVRLDQQAVDLSAKLLPPSWAHPFGTDDVGRDLLLRCVYGLRVSLLVGLVAALVATVIGTAVGAAAGALGGWTDRLVMRVVDTLSSIPHLLLGIFIVALFRPGVWPVVVSVAVTHWLSTARIVRAEVLSLRGRPYVDAAVSGGASRLRVAVRHLVPGVLPQAGLAAVLMVPHAMWHESALSFLGLGLPAHQASLGNLVQGARGSLLAGDWWPTLFPGLFLIVPTLAIAGLAGAWRDRLNPRRRSELTL